In Salmo trutta chromosome 28, fSalTru1.1, whole genome shotgun sequence, one DNA window encodes the following:
- the LOC115165430 gene encoding cilia- and flagella-associated protein 100-like — MDAQEEMSVKDTAGAESPDSIEDRPPAIYKKQTAFRLAGPLISCSDTKPPVSERQREVRTARRNPFKLPADNIFLLRNKENEQRKLERQRQQTLKVHEKSTYAGRIQAKQANLRQELRQGQNEVYPTSSSKAVSTLRDDPAWRKAAILNSNDRENISEYITKKREMFLIEYSLAVKREVIHKLAEVATKEENRLQQAETFLDEDTAMFDEFLEENDKNSVEAIKIAEHETKAKLEKVAEIKRISGKMVAVKSDISKNEEILKEYTLYNDFLLKLSPTEWQERQQARRAMVDKIKAAIKEREAQLAETAKPDRRRESMARDLPPVCDPRTPQRQSMMGTRESIKPKEVTVPVDESKLPEYEEPELYFTDPQQLLDLLTDLEKQNLTLIQNSRETEETMEEFKHTMDNTRNKMDKETEQLTQQIDIIAHAIQREKDMAAELELKSRLFSFGKYKTEDQDVMLEALGRKVAEVYRSYAGESGANLTTLQMLTNIEGLLGELLENVELVPKDRVLMAERAKEKARRLRLREEKVRVQKMQQEERLRKALERAQAGTKRPTGKKLMPRSLPPVTEQLVNKDDGDTDMEKEKQLYFFT, encoded by the exons ATGGATGCTCAAGAAGAGATGTCGGTGAAGGATACCGCGGGAGCTGAATCCCCGGACAGCATCGAAGACAGACCCCCAGCAATTTATA agaaacagacagccttCAGACTAGCAGGTCCTCTCATCTCCTGCAGTGACACCAAGCCTCCAGTCTCAG agagacagagagaagtgagGACAGCGAGGAGGAATCCCTTCAAACTCCCGGCAGACAACATCTTCCTCCTGAGAAACAAGGAAAATGAACAAAGGAAGCTG GAGCGCCAGCGACAGCAGACACTGAAGGTTCATGAGAAGTCCACCTACGCTGGGAGGATACAAGCCAAGCAGGCTAACCTGAGGCAGGAGCTGAGGCAGGGGCAGAATGAGGTGTACCCCACCTCCAGCAGCAAGGCTGTGTCCACCCTCAGGGATGATCCGGCATGGAGGAAAGCTGCCATCCTGA ACTCCAATGACAGGGAGAATATTAGTGAGTACATCACTAAGAAGAGAGAGATGTTTCTCATTGAG TACTCCCTGGCTGTGAAGAGGGAGGTGATTCACAAGCTGGCCGAGGTGGCCACCAAGGAAGAGAACAGGCTGCAGCAGGCGGAGACATTTCTAGACGAGGACACGGCCATGTTTGACGAGTTCCTCGAGGAGAATGACAAGAACTCAGTGGAGGCAATCAAAAT TGCTGAACACGAGACCAAAGCCAAACTGGAGAAGGTTGCAGAGATCAAGAGGATCTCAGGCAAAATGGTGGCCGTGAAAAG TGACATCTCCAAGAACGAGGAGATCCTGAAGGAGTACACCCTGTACAATGACTTCCTGCTGAAGCTGTCCCCTACAGAGTGGCAGGAGAGACAGCAGGCTCGCAGGGCCATGGTGGACAAGatcaaagctgccatcaaggagAGGGAGGCTCAGCTAGCCGAGACAGCCAAACCCGACAGAC GTAGAGAGAGTATGGCCAGGGACCTGCCTCCTGTATGTGACCCCAGGACTCCCCAGAGACAGAGTATGATGGGAACCAGAGAGAGCATCAAGCC GAAGGAGGTTACAGTACCGGTGGATGAGAGCAAACTACCTGAATATGAG GAGCCGGAGCTGTACTTCACTGACCCTCAGCAGCTGTTGGACCTGCTGACAGACCTGGAGAAGCAGAACCTGACTCTGATCCAGaactccagagagacagaggagaccaTGGAGGAGTTCAAACACACTATGGACAACACCCGCAACAAGAT GGACAAGGAGACAGAGCAGCTGACCCAGCAGATTGACATAATTGCCCATGccatccagagagagaaggacatggCTGCTGAGCTGGAGCTCAAATCGCGACTCTTCTCCTTTGGGAAATACAAGACAGAGGACCAG GATGTGATGCTGGAGGCCCTGGGCAGGAAGGTGGCCGAGGTGTACAGGAGCTATGCGGGGGAGAGTGGGGCCAACCTGACCACGCTGCAGATGCTGACCAACATCGAGGGCCTCCTGGGGGAGTTGCTGGAGAACGTGGAGCTGGTTCCCAAGGACCGCGTGCTCATGGCCGAGAGAGCCAAGGAGAAGGCGAGGAGACTCAG GCTAAGGGAGGAGAAGGTTCGTGTGCAGAAGATGCAGCAAGAGGAGCGCCTACGTAAAGCCCTGGAGAGAGCTCAGGCTGGCACCAAGAGACCT ACGGGGAAGAAGCTGATGCCTCGCTCACTACCTCCGGTAACTGAGCAGTTAGTGAACAAAGATGACGGAGACACTGACATGGAGAAGGAGAAGCAGCTCTACTTCTTCACCTGA